A genomic region of Chitinimonas arctica contains the following coding sequences:
- a CDS encoding methionine aminotransferase has product MPIQSKFPDLGLTIFSRMSALAAETGAINLSQGFPDFACDASLLEGVTAAMREGHNQYAPMPGLPALRQAIAAKMAAAGGLEVDADHEITVCAGATQALYTAIATVLRSGDEAIILEPAYDSYAPAIVAQGAVPVRISLAAPDFAVDWAAVAAAVSGRTRLIIVNNPNNPATSVFSQADLAALAEIAERHDLLVLSDEVYEHLVFDGRRHASVLSHPQLRTRSFAVYSFGKTFHATGWKVGYCVAAPALTAEFRKLHQYLVFSVSTPMQHALAAHLRQAGHWQGLAAFYQAKRDRLAMGLRAAGFELLPSAATYFQLADYSRIRPDLGELAFAEWLTREHGVASIPVSAFYADGRNNKLVRFCFAKKAETLDAAIERLGRLT; this is encoded by the coding sequence ATGCCCATCCAGTCCAAGTTCCCCGACCTCGGCCTCACCATCTTCAGCCGCATGAGCGCCCTGGCCGCCGAAACAGGCGCCATCAACCTCTCCCAGGGTTTCCCCGATTTCGCCTGCGATGCCAGCCTGCTGGAAGGCGTGACGGCGGCCATGCGGGAGGGACATAACCAGTACGCTCCCATGCCGGGCCTGCCGGCATTGCGGCAGGCCATCGCGGCCAAGATGGCTGCCGCCGGCGGTCTGGAAGTGGATGCGGATCATGAGATCACCGTCTGCGCCGGCGCCACCCAAGCGCTCTATACCGCGATCGCAACGGTGCTGCGGAGTGGCGACGAGGCCATCATTCTGGAGCCGGCTTACGATAGCTATGCGCCGGCCATCGTGGCGCAGGGCGCCGTGCCGGTACGCATCAGCCTGGCGGCGCCGGATTTCGCCGTCGATTGGGCGGCCGTGGCGGCTGCCGTCAGCGGGCGGACGCGGCTGATCATCGTCAACAATCCCAACAATCCGGCCACCAGTGTTTTTTCCCAAGCCGATCTGGCCGCCCTGGCGGAGATCGCCGAGCGGCACGATCTGCTGGTACTAAGCGACGAAGTCTATGAGCACCTGGTGTTCGATGGCCGCCGGCACGCCAGCGTATTGAGCCATCCACAATTGCGGACACGCAGCTTCGCGGTGTACTCGTTCGGCAAGACTTTCCATGCCACCGGCTGGAAGGTGGGTTATTGCGTGGCGGCACCGGCCTTGACGGCGGAGTTCCGCAAGCTGCACCAGTACCTGGTGTTCTCGGTTTCCACGCCCATGCAACACGCCCTGGCGGCGCATCTGCGCCAAGCCGGGCATTGGCAAGGTTTGGCGGCGTTCTATCAGGCCAAGCGCGATCGGCTGGCGATGGGTTTGCGGGCGGCAGGCTTCGAGCTTTTGCCTAGCGCGGCTACTTATTTTCAGCTGGCGGACTATTCAAGAATACGGCCCGATTTGGGCGAGCTGGCATTCGCCGAGTGGCTGACCCGCGAGCATGGCGTGGCAAGCATCCCGGTTTCGGCCTTCTATGCGGATGGCCGAAACAATAAGCTGGTACGTTTCTGCTTCGCCAAGAAGGCAGAAACGCTGGATGCTGCAATTGAACGGCTTGGACGTTTAACCTAG
- a CDS encoding NHL repeat-containing protein, with translation MSYPQHAKLNRIALGLSLSCLLMLGACGGGGTENQSGNMTLAASASEVVVGASASPITLTATGQAGTVSWTLTGPGSLSATTGSSVQYTPPATVAADESVTISASVNGGSPAQLVIKLHPSAIALLAGNIGGLGDLDGQAAAARFMQPEAVAVDAAGNIYIGDDVSHTLRKISAAGVVSTLAGTSGQWGDTDGTGPAARFSYFSQLAADADGNVYLADKEVIRKITPQGVVSTLAGKLGEKGDADGTGAEARFASPTGLAVDAAGNVYVSDSDKYTIRKITRGGVVSTLAGQSGVKGSNDGTGPAARFESPASLALDKQGNLFVEDRDTIRKISAAGAVSTVANAIGSGGQLLPPKLAIDADGNFYLTDYERNVIRRISPAGAISIFAGADQAGSADGALAVARFNRPRGLASDATGNLYVADSVNGLLRKISPQGQVSTVAGLAGIRGSVDGNGATASFNEQHGLTSDTAGNLYVADTANSVIRKISPTGTVTTVAGQAGQTGTADGQGTAARFNRPNDLAIDAAGNLYIADTDNYTIRKITPSGMVSTFAGQAGQHEVLDGKGSAAGFDKPYGIGIDPAGNLYVADTDFIKIDSHFSATIRKITPDAVVSTVAGTRWEKGSADGIGSQARFMEPRGMVSDAAGNIYIADSHNATIRKLSPSGVVSTLAGQARGIGGGIVGSSDGTGTQAQFNKPTGLTIDAAGNLYVADSGNNLIRKVTQAGVVTTVAGNKKRGTVLGALPGSLDNPTNIRFLGGQRFAVTSGNAILTLTLP, from the coding sequence TTGTCTTATCCACAACATGCCAAGCTCAACCGAATTGCATTGGGTCTGTCGCTCTCCTGCCTGCTGATGCTCGGTGCATGCGGCGGTGGCGGCACCGAAAACCAAAGCGGCAATATGACGCTGGCTGCGTCCGCTTCCGAAGTCGTCGTCGGCGCCAGCGCCAGCCCCATCACCCTGACCGCGACCGGCCAAGCCGGCACCGTCAGTTGGACCCTGACCGGCCCCGGCAGCCTCAGCGCCACCACCGGTAGCAGCGTGCAGTACACACCGCCGGCCACCGTCGCTGCGGATGAAAGCGTCACCATCAGCGCCAGCGTCAACGGCGGCAGTCCGGCTCAGCTCGTCATCAAGCTGCATCCGTCCGCCATTGCACTGCTGGCCGGCAATATCGGCGGCTTGGGCGATCTCGACGGCCAAGCCGCAGCGGCACGCTTCATGCAACCGGAAGCGGTTGCGGTAGATGCCGCCGGCAATATCTACATCGGCGATGACGTCAGCCATACCCTCCGCAAGATCAGCGCCGCCGGCGTGGTCAGTACCCTGGCCGGCACAAGCGGCCAATGGGGCGATACCGATGGAACCGGTCCCGCCGCCCGTTTCTCCTATTTCAGCCAGCTCGCCGCCGATGCAGACGGCAATGTCTATTTGGCCGACAAGGAAGTCATCCGCAAGATCACGCCGCAAGGCGTGGTCAGCACCCTGGCCGGCAAGCTCGGCGAGAAGGGCGATGCGGACGGTACCGGTGCCGAGGCACGCTTCGCGAGCCCGACAGGCTTGGCCGTCGATGCTGCCGGCAATGTGTACGTTAGCGATAGCGACAAATACACCATCCGCAAGATCACGCGCGGGGGCGTGGTCAGCACGCTAGCCGGACAATCGGGCGTCAAGGGGAGCAACGACGGAACCGGTCCCGCCGCGCGTTTCGAATCTCCCGCCTCGCTGGCGCTGGACAAGCAGGGCAATCTGTTTGTTGAAGACCGCGATACCATACGCAAAATCTCCGCGGCCGGCGCGGTCAGCACGGTGGCCAATGCAATCGGTAGCGGCGGCCAACTCCTTCCGCCCAAACTGGCCATCGACGCAGACGGTAATTTCTATCTGACCGATTACGAGCGGAATGTCATCCGCCGGATCAGCCCGGCCGGTGCGATCAGCATCTTTGCCGGTGCGGACCAGGCCGGTAGCGCCGACGGCGCGCTTGCGGTGGCCCGCTTCAATCGGCCACGTGGCTTGGCCAGCGATGCAACCGGCAATCTCTATGTCGCCGACAGCGTCAATGGCTTGCTGCGCAAGATCAGCCCGCAAGGCCAGGTGAGCACGGTAGCCGGCCTGGCCGGCATCCGGGGCAGCGTGGACGGCAACGGCGCCACCGCTTCGTTCAACGAACAGCACGGTTTGACCAGCGATACCGCCGGCAATCTCTATGTCGCCGATACCGCCAATTCCGTCATCCGCAAAATCAGCCCCACCGGTACCGTCACGACCGTAGCCGGCCAAGCCGGCCAGACCGGCACCGCCGACGGCCAAGGCACGGCCGCACGCTTCAACCGGCCGAACGACCTGGCCATCGATGCAGCCGGCAATCTGTATATCGCCGATACCGATAACTACACCATCCGCAAGATCACGCCGAGCGGCATGGTCAGTACATTTGCGGGCCAAGCCGGCCAGCATGAGGTACTCGATGGCAAGGGTAGCGCGGCAGGTTTCGACAAGCCCTACGGCATCGGCATCGACCCAGCCGGCAATCTCTACGTCGCCGATACGGACTTCATCAAGATCGACTCGCATTTCAGCGCGACGATCCGCAAGATCACGCCGGACGCCGTGGTCAGCACCGTGGCCGGTACGCGATGGGAAAAAGGCAGTGCCGATGGTATCGGTTCGCAGGCTCGCTTCATGGAGCCGCGCGGCATGGTCAGCGATGCAGCCGGCAATATCTATATCGCCGACAGCCACAATGCCACCATCCGCAAGCTTAGCCCCAGCGGCGTCGTCAGCACCTTGGCCGGCCAGGCCCGCGGTATCGGCGGCGGGATCGTAGGCAGCAGCGACGGCACCGGCACGCAGGCCCAGTTCAACAAGCCGACCGGCCTGACCATCGACGCAGCGGGCAACCTGTACGTGGCGGATAGCGGCAACAACCTGATCCGCAAGGTTACCCAAGCCGGCGTAGTCACCACCGTCGCCGGTAACAAAAAGCGCGGTACGGTGCTGGGCGCCTTGCCGGGCAGCCTGGACAATCCGACCAATATCCGCTTCCTTGGCGGCCAGCGCTTCGCCGTCACCAGCGGCAATGCCATCCTGACGCTGACCTTGCCTTAG
- a CDS encoding NHL repeat-containing protein, giving the protein MPQPQAFHSTLVRTLLGLMLCCMAMLAACKRQDPENQSGDMVLTASATEVYAGLATPVKLTVSGQLPSDTISWSLAGPGSLSATTGSSVQYTPPASIPNEDSAMISASRNGGSPAQVTIKLHPAAPLALLAGNLGGAGNLDSKLATAARFYGPSAVVLDSAGNSYMADTANHTIRKISPTGEVSTLAGAAGKPGSVDGSGATARFYEPQGLALDSSGNLYVADSGNHTIRMVSATGVVSTVAGLAGSAGAVDGSGAEARFFRPTGLVVDGAANLYVSDSANHALRLINSGGLVRTLAGQAGARGSNDGFGTAARFDTPQGLALGKDGNLYVADANHLVRKITPAGQVDTLAGTAGAPGNADGTGTAARFYDPRGLSADANGNIYVADTFNATIRKINPAGVVSTLAGAAGQSGSADGLTNGARFHLPLGLANDAAGNVYVADSGNNTLRRITPQGLVDTVAGTAGVRGSIDAVGAAAQFNGQHGLASDAAGNVYVADTANSTIRKISSTGVVTTLAGTAGVNGSADGMAGEARFYASQSVAIDGSGNLYVADTANSTVRKISPNGQVSTFAGVAGQSGHVDGVGDEARFYLPQGVTTDPAGNVYISDTLLDKNTPRYSAVIRKITPVGRVTTMAGSGVLGGADGLGATASFNEPRGLASDEAGNIYVADSANATIRRITPAGIVSTLAGSAGNSGSRNGIGALAQFNNPTGLTVGADGFIYVADTGNHLIRKVGLDGTVTTVAGDQLQLQRGISLGSLPGGLDSPVDIRHLGGNRFAVSSGNAILTLTLP; this is encoded by the coding sequence GTGCCCCAACCCCAAGCATTCCATTCAACGCTTGTCCGTACCCTGCTGGGCCTTATGCTCTGCTGTATGGCCATGCTGGCTGCCTGCAAGCGACAGGACCCGGAAAACCAGTCGGGCGACATGGTACTCACTGCCTCCGCCACCGAGGTGTATGCCGGCCTCGCCACGCCGGTCAAACTGACCGTCAGCGGGCAACTGCCAAGCGACACCATCAGCTGGTCCCTGGCCGGCCCGGGCAGCCTCAGCGCCACCACCGGCAGCAGCGTGCAATACACGCCGCCCGCCAGTATTCCCAATGAGGACAGCGCCATGATCAGCGCCAGCCGCAACGGCGGCAGCCCGGCCCAAGTCACTATCAAGCTCCACCCAGCCGCACCGCTGGCCTTGCTGGCCGGCAATCTCGGCGGCGCCGGCAACCTGGACAGCAAACTGGCAACCGCGGCACGTTTCTATGGCCCCTCGGCGGTGGTGCTGGATAGCGCGGGCAACAGCTATATGGCCGATACCGCCAATCACACCATCCGCAAGATCAGTCCGACCGGCGAGGTCAGCACCTTGGCCGGCGCGGCCGGCAAGCCCGGCAGCGTGGACGGCAGCGGCGCCACGGCGCGTTTCTACGAACCGCAAGGCCTTGCCCTGGATAGCAGCGGCAATCTCTACGTGGCCGATAGCGGCAACCATACCATCCGCATGGTCAGCGCGACCGGCGTGGTCAGCACCGTGGCCGGCCTGGCCGGCAGTGCCGGCGCGGTGGACGGCTCCGGCGCCGAAGCACGATTTTTCCGGCCGACCGGCCTCGTGGTCGATGGCGCTGCCAATCTCTATGTCAGCGACAGCGCCAATCACGCCCTGCGGCTGATCAATAGCGGCGGCCTGGTCCGTACCCTGGCCGGCCAGGCCGGCGCACGCGGCAGCAATGACGGCTTCGGCACGGCTGCCCGCTTCGATACGCCGCAGGGCCTGGCCCTCGGCAAGGACGGCAACCTCTATGTGGCCGATGCCAACCATCTGGTCCGCAAGATCACACCCGCCGGCCAGGTCGATACCCTGGCGGGCACGGCCGGCGCGCCCGGCAATGCCGATGGCACCGGCACGGCCGCCCGCTTCTACGATCCGCGCGGCCTGAGCGCCGATGCCAACGGCAACATCTATGTGGCGGACACCTTCAACGCCACCATCCGCAAGATCAATCCGGCCGGCGTGGTCAGCACGCTCGCCGGCGCGGCGGGGCAATCCGGCAGCGCCGACGGCCTGACGAACGGCGCGCGCTTCCACCTGCCGCTGGGCCTGGCCAACGATGCGGCTGGTAATGTCTATGTTGCCGACAGCGGCAACAACACCTTGCGCCGTATCACGCCACAGGGACTGGTCGATACCGTGGCCGGCACCGCCGGCGTGCGTGGCAGCATCGATGCCGTCGGTGCTGCGGCACAGTTCAATGGCCAGCACGGCCTGGCCAGCGACGCCGCCGGCAATGTCTATGTCGCCGATACCGCCAACTCGACCATCCGCAAGATCAGTTCGACCGGCGTCGTCACGACCCTGGCCGGCACCGCCGGCGTCAATGGCAGCGCCGATGGCATGGCCGGCGAAGCGCGTTTCTATGCCTCGCAGAGTGTTGCCATCGATGGCAGCGGCAATCTTTACGTAGCCGATACCGCCAACAGCACGGTGCGCAAGATCAGCCCGAACGGCCAAGTCAGTACCTTTGCAGGTGTAGCCGGACAGTCCGGCCATGTGGATGGCGTGGGGGACGAAGCCCGCTTCTATCTACCACAGGGGGTCACGACCGATCCCGCCGGCAATGTCTATATCAGCGATACCCTGCTGGACAAGAACACGCCTCGCTATAGCGCGGTCATCCGCAAGATCACGCCGGTAGGCCGTGTCACTACCATGGCAGGCAGCGGCGTACTGGGCGGCGCCGACGGCTTGGGCGCCACCGCCAGTTTCAATGAGCCACGCGGCTTGGCCAGCGACGAAGCCGGCAATATCTATGTGGCCGACAGCGCCAACGCCACCATCCGGCGGATCACCCCTGCGGGCATCGTCAGCACCCTGGCCGGCAGTGCCGGAAATAGCGGCAGCAGGAACGGCATCGGTGCGCTGGCCCAGTTCAACAATCCCACCGGCCTGACCGTCGGCGCGGATGGCTTTATCTACGTGGCCGACACCGGCAATCACCTGATCCGCAAGGTTGGCCTGGACGGTACGGTGACCACGGTCGCCGGCGATCAGTTGCAATTGCAGCGCGGCATCAGCCTGGGCAGCTTGCCGGGTGGACTGGACAGCCCGGTCGATATCCGCCATCTCGGCGGTAACCGCTTTGCCGTCAGCAGCGGCAACGCCATCCTCACGCTGACCTTGCCTTAG
- a CDS encoding NADPH-dependent 2,4-dienoyl-CoA reductase, with translation MAHARYPKLLEPLDLGFTTLKNRVLMGSMHTGLEESPNGFERMAAFYAERARGGVGLIVTGGVAPNEAGRVYEGGAMLHNADEVAHHRIVTDAVHAAGGKICLQILHTGRYSFQPKPVAPSPITSPIAFYEPLELTDEQILQTMDEFARCAELAKEAGYDGVEVMGSEGYLINQFIAAKTNKRTDRWGGSFENRIRFPVETVKAVRERVGREFIIIYRLSMLDLVDNGSVLDETIQLAKAVEAAGTTIINTGIGWHEARIPTIATMVPRAGFTWVTKKLMGHVGIPLVTTNRINMPEVAEEVLARGDADMVSMARPFLADPDWVNKAAEDRALDINTCIGCNQACLDHIFQAKMTSCLVNPRACHETELNYLPTTAAKKLAVVGAGPAGMAFASIAAERGHEVTLFEANGEIGGQFNVAKKVPGKEEFHETLRYYRRRLEQSGVRVLLNQRADAAALSGYDEVILATGIQPRRLDIPGIDHPKVLSYLDVLRHEKTVGKNVAIIGAGGIGFDTAEYLTHEGTPTSLDADAFLREWGIDKTLTEKGGLASQGAKPHGSPRKVWLLQRKTSKVGDGLGKTTGWIHRQSLKMKQVEMVSGVSYDKIDDAGLHITVKGQPQVLPVDHVVICAGQEPLRELESVLQAAGKTVHRIGGADVAAELDAKRAIDQGSRLAAAI, from the coding sequence ATGGCACATGCACGCTACCCCAAACTGCTGGAACCGCTCGACCTCGGCTTCACGACTTTGAAAAACCGCGTCCTGATGGGTTCCATGCACACCGGCCTGGAAGAATCGCCCAATGGTTTCGAACGCATGGCGGCCTTCTACGCCGAGCGCGCCCGCGGCGGCGTAGGCCTGATCGTGACCGGCGGCGTGGCGCCCAATGAAGCGGGCCGCGTGTACGAAGGCGGTGCGATGTTGCATAACGCCGACGAAGTGGCCCACCACCGCATCGTTACCGATGCCGTGCATGCCGCCGGCGGAAAGATCTGCCTGCAGATCCTGCATACCGGCCGTTATTCCTTCCAGCCCAAGCCGGTCGCGCCCTCCCCGATCACCTCGCCGATCGCCTTCTACGAACCCCTGGAACTGACCGACGAGCAGATCCTGCAAACCATGGACGAGTTCGCCCGTTGCGCCGAGCTGGCCAAGGAAGCCGGCTATGACGGCGTGGAAGTCATGGGCAGCGAGGGCTACCTGATCAACCAGTTCATCGCCGCCAAGACCAATAAGCGCACCGACCGCTGGGGCGGCAGCTTTGAAAATCGCATCCGCTTCCCGGTCGAAACCGTCAAGGCGGTGCGCGAGCGGGTCGGCCGCGAATTCATCATCATCTATCGCCTGTCCATGCTGGACCTGGTGGACAACGGCTCGGTACTGGACGAAACCATCCAGTTGGCCAAGGCGGTCGAAGCGGCCGGCACCACCATCATCAATACCGGCATCGGCTGGCATGAAGCGCGCATTCCCACCATCGCCACCATGGTGCCGCGCGCCGGCTTTACCTGGGTGACCAAGAAGCTGATGGGCCACGTGGGGATTCCCTTGGTGACCACCAACCGCATCAATATGCCGGAGGTCGCCGAAGAAGTACTGGCTCGCGGCGATGCCGATATGGTTTCGATGGCCCGCCCCTTCCTGGCCGATCCGGACTGGGTCAACAAGGCTGCCGAAGACCGTGCCCTCGATATCAATACCTGTATCGGCTGCAACCAGGCCTGTCTGGACCATATCTTCCAAGCCAAGATGACCAGCTGCCTGGTCAATCCGCGCGCCTGCCACGAAACCGAGCTGAATTATCTCCCCACCACCGCCGCCAAGAAGCTGGCCGTGGTTGGCGCCGGCCCGGCCGGCATGGCCTTCGCCTCGATTGCCGCCGAGCGCGGCCATGAGGTGACCCTGTTCGAGGCCAATGGTGAGATCGGTGGACAGTTCAATGTCGCCAAGAAGGTACCGGGCAAGGAAGAGTTCCACGAAACCCTGCGCTACTACCGCCGTCGCCTGGAGCAGAGCGGCGTGCGCGTGCTCTTGAACCAGCGCGCCGACGCGGCCGCGCTGAGCGGCTACGACGAAGTCATCCTGGCGACCGGCATCCAGCCGCGCCGGCTGGATATCCCCGGCATCGACCATCCCAAGGTCTTGAGCTACCTGGACGTACTGCGCCATGAGAAAACCGTGGGCAAGAACGTGGCCATCATCGGCGCGGGCGGTATCGGCTTCGACACCGCCGAATACCTGACCCACGAAGGTACCCCCACCAGCCTGGACGCCGATGCCTTCCTGCGCGAATGGGGCATCGACAAGACCTTGACGGAAAAAGGCGGACTGGCCAGCCAGGGCGCCAAGCCGCACGGCTCGCCCCGCAAGGTCTGGCTACTGCAGCGCAAGACCAGCAAGGTCGGCGATGGCCTGGGCAAGACCACCGGCTGGATCCACCGTCAAAGCCTGAAGATGAAGCAGGTCGAGATGGTCTCCGGCGTCAGCTACGACAAGATCGACGATGCCGGCCTGCATATCACCGTCAAGGGCCAGCCGCAGGTGCTGCCGGTGGATCACGTGGTGATTTGCGCCGGCCAGGAGCCTTTGCGTGAATTGGAGTCGGTCCTGCAAGCGGCAGGCAAGACGGTGCACCGTATCGGCGGCGCCGACGTGGCCGCCGAGCTGGACGCCAAGCGCGCTATCGACCAGGGCTCGCGTCTGGCGGCGGCAATCTGA
- a CDS encoding diacylglycerol kinase, protein MNNAESPFKGKTGLQRLINATGYSIDGFKAAWLHESAFRQICLLAIAGIGLALWLPLPPWGRALIVFAHFLSIVVELINSAIEAAVDHTSLDHHLLAKRAKDLGSAAQLASLVNMAIIWGIVLNHF, encoded by the coding sequence ATGAATAACGCAGAGAGCCCCTTCAAGGGCAAGACAGGCCTGCAGCGGTTGATCAACGCCACCGGCTATTCCATCGATGGCTTCAAGGCCGCCTGGCTGCATGAATCGGCTTTCCGCCAGATCTGCCTGCTGGCCATTGCAGGCATCGGGCTGGCGCTATGGCTGCCCTTGCCGCCCTGGGGCCGGGCACTGATCGTCTTTGCCCATTTTCTCAGCATCGTGGTGGAGCTGATCAATTCGGCCATCGAAGCCGCCGTCGACCATACCTCGCTCGATCACCACCTCCTGGCCAAGCGGGCCAAGGACCTGGGCAGCGCCGCGCAATTGGCCAGCCTGGTCAATATGGCCATTATCTGGGGCATCGTACTGAACCATTTCTGA
- the fba gene encoding class II fructose-bisphosphate aldolase (catalyzes the reversible aldol condensation of dihydroxyacetonephosphate and glyceraldehyde 3-phosphate in the Calvin cycle, glycolysis, and/or gluconeogenesis) yields the protein MSLVSMRQLLDHAADNGYGLPAFNVNNLEQVLAIMQAADECNSPVIMQGSAGARKYAGEAFLRHLILAATEAYPHIPVVMHQDHGASPAVCIQAMRSGFSSVMMDGSLLEDAKTPSSYDYNVDVTRRVVEMAHAIGVSVEGELGCLGSLETGMGEAEDGHGAEGKLSHDQLLTDPDEAADFVKRTQVDALAIAIGTSHGAYKFTRKPTGDILAIERIKQIHARIPNTHLVMHGSSSVPQEWLEIIREHGGEMKETYGVPVEEIVTGIKYGVRKINIDTDIRLAMTGSIRRFLAQNKSEFDPRKFLKDATSAAKDICKARFEAFGCAGQADKIKPVSMEKMSDRYKKGELAAVIK from the coding sequence ATGTCCCTCGTTTCGATGCGCCAGTTGCTCGATCACGCCGCCGATAACGGCTATGGCTTGCCGGCTTTCAACGTCAACAACCTCGAACAGGTGTTGGCCATCATGCAGGCCGCCGACGAATGCAATAGCCCGGTCATCATGCAAGGCTCGGCCGGCGCCCGCAAATATGCCGGCGAAGCCTTCCTGCGCCACCTGATCCTGGCCGCCACCGAAGCCTACCCGCATATCCCGGTGGTGATGCACCAGGACCACGGCGCCAGCCCGGCCGTGTGTATCCAGGCCATGCGCTCGGGTTTTTCCAGCGTGATGATGGATGGTTCGCTGCTGGAAGACGCCAAGACCCCCTCCAGCTACGACTACAACGTGGACGTGACCCGTCGCGTGGTCGAAATGGCCCACGCCATCGGTGTGTCGGTGGAAGGTGAACTGGGTTGCCTGGGCTCGCTGGAAACCGGCATGGGCGAGGCGGAAGACGGCCACGGCGCGGAAGGCAAGCTGAGCCACGACCAGTTGCTGACCGATCCGGACGAAGCCGCCGATTTCGTCAAGCGTACCCAGGTCGATGCCCTGGCCATCGCCATCGGTACCAGCCATGGCGCCTACAAGTTCACCCGCAAGCCCACCGGCGATATCCTGGCCATCGAGCGCATCAAGCAGATCCACGCCCGTATCCCCAACACCCACCTGGTGATGCACGGTTCCAGCTCGGTGCCGCAGGAATGGCTGGAGATCATCCGCGAACACGGCGGCGAGATGAAGGAAACCTACGGCGTGCCGGTCGAGGAAATCGTCACCGGCATCAAGTACGGCGTGCGCAAGATCAATATCGACACCGATATCCGTCTGGCGATGACCGGCTCGATCCGCCGCTTCCTGGCACAGAACAAGAGCGAATTCGACCCGCGCAAATTCCTCAAGGACGCCACCTCGGCCGCCAAGGATATCTGCAAGGCCCGCTTCGAAGCCTTCGGATGTGCCGGCCAGGCCGACAAGATCAAGCCGGTGAGCATGGAGAAGATGTCGGACCGGTACAAGAAGGGTGAGTTGGCGGCGGTGATCAAGTAA